In Oryza sativa Japonica Group chromosome 2, ASM3414082v1, the following are encoded in one genomic region:
- the LOC9271199 gene encoding receptor-like protein 52 yields MVVYSILILFLLLLIFSISNSQSAAQPSADEQTLLLAIKQDWDNPAPLSSWSSTGNWTGVIYNNITGQVTGLSLPSFHIARPNPPSVCRLKNLTYIDLSFNNLTGDFPTVLYGCSALEFLDLSNNQLSGKLPDRIDRLSLGMQHLNLSSNAFTGDVPLAIGRFSKLKSLVLDTNSFNGNYPGAAIGGLLELETLTLAKNPFEPGPVPKEFGNLTKLKLLWLSCMNMTGTIPDDLSSLTELTLLDLSQNKMQGQIPEWVLKHQKLENLYLYASNLSGEIGPNITALNLQELDLSMNKFSGSIPEDIANLKKLRLLFLYYNNLTGPIPAGVGMMPNLTDIRLFNNKLSGPLPAELGKHSELGNFEVSNNNLSGELPDTLCFNKKLFDIVVFNNSFSGVFPTNLGDCKTINNIMAYNNHFVGDFPKKIWSFELLTNVMIYNNFTGTLPSEISFNILRIEMGNNRFSGALPSAAVGLKSFTAENNQFSGELPTDMSRLANLTMLNLAGNQLLTTVKIYINNFASTLPSNKIVSKSNVKEIGLQSQGKMGFAHCDNGRLQRNWPC; encoded by the coding sequence ATGGTTGTCTACAGCATCCTCATCCTCTTTCTACTACTATTGATCTTCTCCATctccaactcccaatcggcggCGCAGCCCAGCGCCGACGAGCAAACACTACTCCTAGCAATCAAGCAAGATTGGGACAACCCAGCTCCACTCAGTTCATGGAGCAGCACCGGCAACTGGACTGGTGTTATCTACAACAATATCACAGGTCAGGTCACTGGCCTCTCCTTGCCAAGTTTCCATATAGCCAGACCAAACCCACCCTCCGTTTGTAGACTCAAGAACCTAACCTACATAGACCTCTCTTTCAACAATCTCACCGGTGATTTCCCCACGGTGCTCTACGGTTGCTCAGCTTTGGAGTTCCTTGACCTATCCAACAATCAATTATCCGGCAAACTTCCGGACCGCATTGACAGGCTATCGTTGGGGATGCAACACCTCAACCTGTCCAGCAATGCTTTCACCGGCGATGTGCCGTTGGCTATTGGAAGGTTCTCGAAGCTCAAGTCATTGGTACTTGACACTAACAGCTTCAATGGGAACTACCCGGGTGCCGCCATTGGAGGCCTTTTGGAGCTTGAGACGCTGACGCTGGCGAAAAACCCGTTTGAGCCGGGTCCAGTCCCAAAAGAGTTTGGCAATCTCACAAAGCTGAAGTTGTTGTGGTTATCATGTATGAACATGACTGGGACCATCCCTGATGATCTATCGTCACTGACAGAGCTCACACTGCTGGACTTGTCACAAAATAAGATGCAGGGACAAATTCCCGAGTGGGTATTGAAGCACCAGAAACTCGAGAATCTATATCTCTATGCAAGCAATTTGAGTGGCGAGATTGGTCCTAACATCACAGCTCTCAACCTGCAGGAGCTTGATCTGTCCATGAACAAGTTCTCTGGATCAATACCAGAGGACATTGCAAACCTGAAGAAGTTGAGATTACTATTTTTGTACTACAACAATCTCACTGGACCCATCCCGGCTGGTGTTGGTATGATGCCGAACCTCACTGACATCCGTCTCTTCAATAACAAGCTCTCTGGGCCCCTACCCGCGGAGCTTGGAAAGCATTCGGAATTGGGGAATTTTGAGGTGTCCAACAACAACCTCTCTGGTGAGCTGCCGGATACACTTTGCTTCAATAAGAAGCTCTTTGACATTGTGGTGTTCAACAATAGCTTCTCCGGCGTGTTCCCGACGAACCTTGGGGATTGCAAAACCATCAACAACATCATGGCATACAACAACCACTTTGTTGGGGACTTTCCCAAGAAGATATGGTCATTCGAGTTGCTCACCAATGTCATGATTTACAACAACTTCACCGGCACTCTACCTAGTGAGATATCATTTAACATCTTAAGGATTGAGATGGGGAACAATCGCTTCTCCGGtgccctcccgtcggccgccgtcGGTCTGAAGAGTTTCACGGCGGAGAACAACCAGTTCTCCGGTGAACTGCCAACTGACATGTCTAGGCTCGCCAACCTCACCATGTTGAACCTCGCCGGCAACCAGTTGCTCACCACTGTCAAGATTTATATTAACAACTTCGCCAGCACTCTACCAAGTAATAAGATTGTTAGTAAGTCAAATGTAAAAGAGATTGGTTTACAGTCACAAGGGAAAATGGGTTTTGCCCATTGCGATAACGGCCGATTGCAACGAAATTGGCCATGCtaa
- the LOC107277122 gene encoding MDIS1-interacting receptor like kinase 1, with protein sequence MAVRSEAVGFGKPWPQEEQIRWSRPPGDWIRRSYGEKARRRRGNGEEESAPPGRELGGSKEERAPLWTKRGGAAMSPGETLEERSEEHLKNLTSIDLSYNNLTGDFPTVLYACSALELLDLSNNQLSGRLPDDIDKLSSDMQHLNLSNSIVPISVIAGGVVIFAVGCVVASCRCRARNDDMTPIVLSDKMEDHLVHNAVDVNRISSTGTTTGDPLYRLGVINDSSDTYRRLTVKKMQNETRSVDAELENRRQTEETTLGMIVHPNIIILLGYIRRNEMILILYEDMENGSLDKWIHHNTQAGERRLRPPLGWRKRLAIVIDVAGAILYMHHGCRRPIIHGDIKPANILLDGNFKAKISGFSYARINLAGRNTLLGNVRLHAGAFGYFAPEYADTEVSEKVDVYSFGVVLLEIVTGKVVNDQHGHLTTWAKAYLNTWARQGYDDKLFTDDVLDNDIASDAARYLKEMKAVFKLGVECTMMDPQRRPSMQTVLRRLRQCARWWRRFPCFV encoded by the exons ATGGCGGTGAGGTCAGAGGCGGTTGGATTCGGCAAGCCCTGGCCTCAAGAAGAACAAATCCGGTGGTCCCGGCCTCCAGGTGACTGGATCCGGCGCAGCTACGGAGAAAAAGCCCGAAGGCGACGAGGAAATGGCGAGGAGGAGAGTGCACCGCCAGGGAGAGAGCTCGGAGGTAGCAAGGAGGAGCGGGCACCGTTATGGACAAAGCGTGGAGGAGCAGCGATGTCTCCGGGGGAGACCTTGGAGGAGAGATCTGAGGAACA CCTCAAGAACCTGACTTCCATAGACCTCTCTTACAACAATCTCACCGGTGATTTCCCCACTGTGCTATACGCTTGCTCAGCTTTAGAGTTACTTGACCTATCCAACAATCAATTATCCGGCAGACTCCCTGACGACATCGACAAGCTGTCCTCAGATATGCAGCATCTCAACCTGTCCAACAGCATCGTGCCCATCTCCGTAATCGCTGGTGGCGTGGTCATCTTTGCCGTAGGATGTGTTGTCGCATCCTGCAGATGCAGGGCTCGCAATGACGACATGACTCCTATAGTTTTAAGTGATAAAATGGAGGATCATCTAGTCCACAACGCTGTGGACGTAAACAGGATCAGTAGCACAGGCACAACGACAGGAGACCCACTGTACCGTTTGGGGGTTATTAACGACAGCAGCGACACCTACAGGAGATTAACTGTGAAGAAGATGCAGAACGAGACCAGGAGTGTGGACGCCGAACTCGAGAACCGGCGCCAAACGGAGGAGACCACGCTCGGCATGATCGTCCACCCCAACATCATTATCCTGTTAGGCTACATTCGGAGGAACGAAATGATCTTGATTCTGTACGAGGACATGGAGAACGGCAGCCTGGACAAGTGGATACACCACAACACGCAGGCCGGCGAgaggcgcctgcgcccgccgctgGGCTGGCGAAAGCGGCTGGCCATCGTCATTGACGTCGCCGGAGCAATCCTCTACATGCATCACGGTTGTCGAAGGCCGATCATTCACGGCGACATCAAGCCGGCCAACATCCTACTTGACGGCAACTTCAAGGCCAAGATCTCTGGCTTCAGTTATGCCCGGATCAATCTTGCCGGCCGCAACACGCTGTTGGGAAACGTCCGTCTTCATGCAGGGGCCTTCGGGTATTTTGCTCCAG AGTATGCGGACACCGAAGTGAGCGAGAAGGTCGACGTGTACAGCTTTGGCGTCGTCCTGCTGGAGATCGTCACGGGAAAAGTAGTCAACGATCAGCACGGCCATCTGACGACATGGGCAAAAGCCTACTTGAATACATGGGCACGGCAAGGCTACGACGATAAGTTATTCACCGACGATGTCCTTGACAACGATATCGCCTCTGACGCGGCACGGTACTTGAAGGAGATGAAGGCCGTGTTCAAGCTCGGCGTGGAGTGCACCATGATGGACCCGCAGCGCAGGCCGTCCATGCAGACTGTTCTTCGACGCCTCCGCCAGTGTGCCCGCTGGTGGAGACGATTCCCCTGTTTCGTCTGA